In the genome of Caulobacter flavus, the window CGGCCAGGAGCCGCCCACGAAGGGTGGTCCGCAGGGTCGTGTGATGGGTCTTCATGACGCTTTCCCTCGTGTTCTTCCTTCCCCCTAAGGCCTGCGACGCCGAGCGCTCTTACGACAATTTCGAAACGCCCTGTTGAGAATTTCTGCAATGCCGATCGGAGTAGTTGGGTTTTAAAGCTCGCCCCACACCGCAACGACGACGCATACGGCGAAGGGCCCGCCGACGCGTCGAACAAGGTCGTTTTCTGCGGTTGTTCTTGCTGTCTATGGGGGCTCCTCGCGATGTCGGGCGTACTCGTTTCTATCCACCAGGCGAATACTCGCCGTGACTACAACCACGGCGTGACGCTGCGCCGCCTGGCCTTGGCCGCCTCGTGCGTCGCCCTGCTGGCCGGCGCCGCGCCCGCCCTCGCCGCCGAAACGCCCGCTGAGCCGTCGACGGCGACCGACGACGCCGTGGGCCTGGACGCCGTGGTCGTCACCGCCCGCCGCCGCGACGAGGACGCCCAGACCGTGCCCGTGGCCGTCTCGGCCTTCGGCGGCGCCCAGCTGGAAGCCGCCCGCGCCTTCAACGTCCGCGACCTGCAGACCCTGTCGCCCAGCCTGTCGGTCAGCGTCACCAACCCGCGCAACACCAGCATCAACATCCGGGGCCTGGGCAACAACGTCTCGGTCTATAACGACGGCCTGCAGTCGGCGGTCGGCGTCTATCTGGACCAGGTGTATCTGGGCCGTCCGGGCCAGGCGGTGTTCGACCTGGCCGACCTCGACTCCGTGCAGGTGCTGCGCGGCCCGCAGGGCACGCTGTTCGGCAAGAACACCTCGGCCGGCGCCCTGGTCATCGCCACCAAGGAGCCGAAGTTCACGCCGGAACTCTCCGCCGATGTCACCGGCGGCAACTACGACTACTTCCAGGCCCACCTGATCGCCTCGGGCCCGATCGCCGAGGACAAGCTGGCCTACCGCGTGTCGCTGGCCAACACCCAGCGCGGCGGCTACATGACCAACGTCTACGACGGGTCGAAAACCCAGGACTATCACGACTTCGGCGGCCGGGTTCAGTTCCTGCTGACGCCCAACGAGCAGCTCAGCATCAAGTTGTCGGGCGACTACGGCCAGCAATACTCCAACACCGCCGCCAGCGTCCTGACCGGCCTGTTCACCAACTACGCCGACAGCGGCGCGGCCTATCCGAACGGCTATCTGGCCCGCGCCGCGCGCGTCGGCTTCACGCCGCCGCCGATCGATCCAGAGGCGCGGCGCGTCTCGGTCAACACCAAGAACAGCTATTTCGAGACCCACGGCGGCGTTTCGGCGATCGTCGACTACAAGCTGGCCGACGCCACCATCACCTCGGTCACCGCCTGGCGCGGCTGGCACTGGCGGCCGCACAACGACGCCGACGGCACGACGGTCTCGGCGATCATCGACGCCCACCAGGACAACGACCAGCAGCAGTTCAGCCAGGAACTGCGGATCCGCTCGGAAGGCGACCGCAAGCTCGATTACGTGGCCGGCCTCTACTACTTCTGGCAGGATCTCGAGGCCGAGGCGGTCAACTATTACGGCCCGGCGGCGGCCGACTGGCTGCTGGCCCCGGCGGCGGCCTCGGCCACGGTGCGGGCGGCGGCGCTGAACAACTACTCGATCGTCAGCCACTCCAGCCCCGAGACCACCAGCGCGGCGGCGTTCGCGCAAGGCACCTGGCACGTCACCGACCGCTTCGATGTCACCGGCGGCCTGCGCTATACCTACGAGAAGATGACCGGCTGGTTCGACCAGACGGCCTGGGGGGCCGACCTGTCGGGCCTTTCCGCCGCCGACCAGGCCACGGCGATGGCGCTGCGCGCCCGCTTCGGCGCGGCCAACAAGTTCGCGTCGAAGACCTCCGGCGACAGCCTGACGGGCAACCTCACCCTGGCCTACACCTTCGACGGCGGGCAGCTCGTCTATGCGACCTACGCCCGGGGCTACAAGGCCGGCGGCCTGAACCTGTCGAACATCAACACCTCCGGCGCCAACGCCGTCGATCCGGTCATCGATCCCGAGACCATCGACGCCTACGAGGCCGGACTGAAGAGCACCTGGTTCGACCGTCGCCTGACCGCCAACCTGGCTCTATTCTGGACGAAGGACGACGGATACCAGACCACGGCCGTCAACCTGATCAACAACGCCAGCTACCTGACCAACGCCGGCAGCGTGCGCAGCCGCGGCGTCGAGCTGGACCTGCGGGCCGCGCCGATCCAGGGCCTGACCCTCTACGGTTCGACCACCTACAACGACGCCAGCTACACCAGCTACGAACAGGCCGCCTGCCCGATCGAGATCCAGCTGGCGACCTACTGCAACCTCACCGGCCGCCGCCTGCCCGGCGCGTCGCTGTGGGCCGCCTCGACCGGCGGCGAGTATCGCCGGGCCGCCGGAACCTGGCGCGGCGACGGCCTGACCGCCTATGCCGGCTACGACGCCAGCTACAAGTCGTCCTACTACACCTCCGCCTCGAACTCGGAATACTCGAAGATCAAGGGCTACACCCTGCTGAACCTGCGGGCCGGCATCGGCGCCGAGGACGGCAGCTGGGACCTGCAGGTCTGGGGCCGCAACGTCTTCGACAAGCTCTACTACCTGTCGCTCGGCGCGGGGAACACCGGCGCCATCACCGGCACGCTCGGCGATCCGCGCACCTTCGGCGTCACCCTGCGCGTGCGCCGCTAGCCCCTCCTTCTCCGGCTTCTCCTGACTGGGCCCGCTTCACGGCGGGCCCTTTTTCTTTGCCCGGACAGCTGCGCTTGATGCCTGCCGCATTGACTCGCGTGACCAGCGATGGAATTTTACCAGCAACATCGATTTTATAAATAAACGGGATGGGAACGCGGATGGACGTCGCCGCAGAGCGATCGCAGATCCTGGCGCGACTGCCGCGGCTGGGCTTCGGCGGCGCGGCCGTGGGCAACCTCTACGCGCCCGTGCCCGACACTCAGGCCCGCGCGGTGATCGACGCCGCCCTCGCCGCCGGCGTCGCCTATTTCGACACCGCCCCGCACTACGGCTTCGGTCTCAGCGAAACCCGCCTGGGCCAAGCCTTGGCCGGCCGCGACGTCGCCGTCTCCACCAAGGTCGGCCGCCGTCTCGAACCTATCCAGACCGACGAGCGCGAGCGCCACGGCTTCGTCGACGCCGCCCCGTTCGAGCCGGTGTTCGACTATTCCTACGACGGCGTCATGCGGTCGTTCGAGGACAGCCTGCGCCGCTTGGGCCGCGACCGCGTCGACATCCTGCTGGCCCACGACCTGGGCCGCGACACCCATGGCGAAGCGCATGCCGACCACATGCGCGACTTCCTCGAAGGCGGCTACCACGCCATGCGCGAGCTGAAGGACGCGGGCGCGGTGGGCGCCATCGGGCTGGGCGTCAACGAACAGGCCGTCTGCGACGAGGCGCTGGACCATGTCGACCTCGACGTCTTCCTGCTGGCCGGCCGCTACACCCTGCTGGAGCAGACCGCGCTGGACGGCTTCCTGCCGCGCTGCCTAAAGCGGAACGTGAGGATCATCGTCGGCGGGCCGTTCAACTCCGGCGCCCTGGTCGAGCCGCCCGGCGGCGGGCCGATCCACTACAACTACGCCCCCGCCGGCGCCGAGATCGTCGCGCGGGTGGAAAGCCTGCGCCGGGTCTGCGCCGCCCATGGCGTTCCGCTGGCGGCCGCCGCCCTGCAGTTTCCCCTCGCCCATCCGGCCGTGGCCAGCGTCATTCCCGGCATGGCCAGCCCGGCTCAGGTCGCCGACGCGATCGCCTGGATGGAGACCCCGATCCCCGCGCCCCTGTGGGAAGACCTGCGCGTCGAGGGCCTGCTGCACCCCGACGCCCCCGTCCCGTCGACGCGAGCCGCCGCGTGAAGCCGATCCTGCTGCATCCGGACGACAACGTCCTCGTGCTGGCGCAGGCGATCCACGCCGGCCAGACGATCGAGATCGACGGCGCCGCCCTGGCCGCGCCGCACGACGTCGCCGTCGGCCACAAGATCGCCCGCCATGCGCTCTCCGTCGGCGACAAGGTGCTGAAGTACGGCGCGCCGATCGGCTCTATGACCGCCCCCGCCGCCCCCGGCGGGCACGTCCACATGCACAACATGAAGAGCGACTACATCGCCAGCCACACCCGCCAGGCCACCGGCCAGACCACGGGGGAACCATCGTGAGCGGGCTCACCGGATTTCTCCGCGCCGACGGCCGCAAGGGCATTCGGAACGTCGTGGCGGTGGCCTATCTGGTCGAGTGCGCTCACCACGTGGCCCGCACGATCGTGACGAAGAGCGACGATGCCGACGTCCACCTGATCGGCTTTCCCGGCTGCTATCCCAACGCCTATGCGCTGAAGGTCATGCAGGCCATCGGCACGCATCCCAACATCGGCGGCGTGCTGCTGATCTCGCTGGGCTGCGAGAGCTTCAACCGCGAGGCCCTGCGCGCGGCCATCGCCGCCAGCGGCCGCCCGGTCGAGGTGCTGGTCATCCAGGAGAGCGGCGGCACCGCCGAAACCGTCCGCAAGGGCGCCCTGGCCGTCGCCCGCCTGAAGGCCGTCGCCGACCAGACCCCGCGCGCTCCCATGGACGTCTCCGAACTGGTGATCGGCACCATCTGCGGCGGCTCGGACGGCACTAGCGGCATCACCGCCAACCCCGCCGTCGGCCGGGCCTTCGACCGCCTCGGCGCAGCCGGCGCGGCCTGCGTCTTCGAGGAGACCGGCGAGCTGGTCGGCTGCGAGACGATCATGGCCGACCGCGCGATCACGCCGGAACTCGGCCGTGAACTGGAGGCCAGCGTCCGCAAGGCCGAGGCCTACTACACCGTCATGGGCTACGGCAGCTTCGCGCCCGGCAACGCCGAGGGCGGCCTGACGACCCAGGAAGAGAAGTCGATGGGGGCCTATTCGAAGTCGGGCTCGGCCCCGATCGTCGGCATCCTCAAGCCCGGCGACCAGCCGGTCAGCGGCGGCCTCTACCTGCTGGACGTGGTGCCCGACGGCGAGGTGCGGTTCGGCTTTCCCAACATCTCCGACAACGCCGAGATCGTCGAGCTGATAGCCTGCGGCGCGCACCTGACCCTGTTCACCACCGGGCGCGGCTCGGTCGTCGGCTCGGCCGTCTCGCCAGTGATCAAGGTCTGCGCCAACCCCGAGACCTACCGCAAGCTGTCGGGCGACATGGATGTCGACGCCGGCCGGATCATGGAAGGGCGCGGCACGCTCGACGAGGTCGGCGACGAGATCTTCGACCTGGTCCTGGCCGTGGCCGGCGGCCAGCGGACGGTGTCCGAGGCGCTGGGCCACCAGGAATTCATCCTCACCTACAAGGCCTTCGACCCGATCGGTCCGGCCTGCCTGCCGCTGCGGCGCGTGAGTTAAGGGGCGCATCATGGGACGACTTTCGGGCAAGACGGCGCTGGTCACGGCGGCCGCCCAAGGCATCGGTAAGGCCAGCGCCGAGCTCTTCGCCCGCGAAGGCGCGCGGGTGATCGCCACCGACCTCAACGAAGGCCTGCTGGCCGGCGTCGAAGGCTGCGAGGGCCGCAGGCTGGACGTGCTGGACCCGGACGCGATCACCGCCCTGGCCGCCGAACTGGGTGCGATCGACGTCCTGTTCAACTGCGCCGGCTATGTCCATGCCGGCACCATCCTCGACTGCGACGAGCGGGCCTGGGCGCTGTCCAACGACCTCAACGTCACGGCCCAGTACCGCGCCATCCGCGCCTTTCTTCCGGCCATGCTGGCGGCCGGCGGCGGCTCGATCGTCAACATGGCCTCGGTGGCCAGCTCGATCAAAGGCGTGCCCAACCGCTTCGCCTACGGCGCCACCAAGGCCGCGGTGATCGGCCTGACCAAGGCCGTGGCCGCCGACTTCGTGGGCCAGGGCGTGCGCTGCAACGCCATCTGCCCGGGCACCGTCGACACCCCGTCCCTGAACCAGCGCCTGGCCGACACCGGCGACTACGAGGCCGCCCACAAGGCCTTCACCGCCCGCCAGCCGATGGGCCGGCTGGGCAAGCCCGAGGAACTGGCCCAGCTGGCGCTGTATCTGGCCAGCGACGAGTCGGCCTTCACGACCGGCCAGATTCACATAATCGACGGCGGCTGGATCAACTGACCATGCGCCGCTGCCTGGCCCTCGACCTGAAGGACGACGCCGAGCTGATCGCCCGCTACGAGGCCTGGCATCGCCCAGGCGCGGTTCCGCAAGCCGTGGTGCGCTCGATCCGAGAGGCTGGCATCCTCGAGATGGAGATCTGGCGCGTCGAGGACCGCCTGTTCATGGTCGTCGAGGCGGGCCCCGACTTCTCGCCGCAGGCCAAGGCGGCCGCCGACATGGCCTCGCGCGACGTGCGGGCCTGGGAGCGGCTGATGTCGGCCTTCCAGAAGCCGCTGACCGGCGCGGCTCCCGACGAGAAATGGCGCGACATGCGCCGGATCTTCGCCCTTTCCGAGCAGCCCTGAGCCTTCGGGCCGCTCTCTTTCCCGACACCACGATTGTTTTCGCTTTCAGAACGAGGCACGGCGACAAGATGAATGTGACCCGCAGAACAGCCCTGGCCGCCACCGCCGGCGCTTCCCTGGTCGCCGCCTCGCCGGTCCGCGCCGCCGCCTCGAAGAGCGCCGCGCCGCGCCTCTGGTACCGCCAGCCAGCCAAGGAGTGGGTCGAGGCCCTCCCCGTCGGCTCGGGCAAGCTGGGCGCCATGGTGTTCGGCGGCGTCGCGGCCGAGCGCCTGCAGCTGAACGAAGACACGCTCTGGGCGGGCGGCCCCTACGAGCCGATCAATCCAGAGGCCCGCGGCGCCCTGCCCGAGATCCGCCGCCTGATCGACGCCGGTGAATACGCCAAGGCCACCGAGCTGGCCGACGCCAAGTTCATGGCCCTGCCCAAGCGCCAGATGTCGTACCAGACCATCGGCGACCTGAAGCTCGACTTCCCCGGTCTGTCGGACGCCGTCGAAGGCTATGTCCGCGACCTCGACCTGGACGGCGCGATCACCACCACCCGCTTCACCGCCGGCGGCGTCAGCCACCTGCGCGAGGTGATCGCCAGCCATCCCGAAGGCGTCGTCGCGGTGCGCCTGACCGCCAGCCGCAAGGGGGCGGTGTCGGTCGACCTGTCCTTCTCCTCGCCGCTGAAGTCCAAGCCCGTCTCGTCGGTCGAGGGCGCGCATCTGATCCTGGCCGGCAGGAACGAGCCCTCGCAAGGCATCGACGCCCGCCTGACCTTCGAGACCCGCGTCGAGGTCCGAGCCAAGGGCGGCCAGGTCTCGGGCGCCGGCGGCAAGCTGTCGGTGAAGGGCGCCGACGAGGTGCTGCTGCTGATCGCCGCCGCCACCAGCTATCGCCGCTACGACGACGTCTCGGGCGATCCGGTCGCGCTGAACAAGGCCACGCTGGCCAAGCTTTCGGGCAAGCCGTGGGCGAAGAT includes:
- a CDS encoding TonB-dependent receptor, which codes for MSGVLVSIHQANTRRDYNHGVTLRRLALAASCVALLAGAAPALAAETPAEPSTATDDAVGLDAVVVTARRRDEDAQTVPVAVSAFGGAQLEAARAFNVRDLQTLSPSLSVSVTNPRNTSINIRGLGNNVSVYNDGLQSAVGVYLDQVYLGRPGQAVFDLADLDSVQVLRGPQGTLFGKNTSAGALVIATKEPKFTPELSADVTGGNYDYFQAHLIASGPIAEDKLAYRVSLANTQRGGYMTNVYDGSKTQDYHDFGGRVQFLLTPNEQLSIKLSGDYGQQYSNTAASVLTGLFTNYADSGAAYPNGYLARAARVGFTPPPIDPEARRVSVNTKNSYFETHGGVSAIVDYKLADATITSVTAWRGWHWRPHNDADGTTVSAIIDAHQDNDQQQFSQELRIRSEGDRKLDYVAGLYYFWQDLEAEAVNYYGPAAADWLLAPAAASATVRAAALNNYSIVSHSSPETTSAAAFAQGTWHVTDRFDVTGGLRYTYEKMTGWFDQTAWGADLSGLSAADQATAMALRARFGAANKFASKTSGDSLTGNLTLAYTFDGGQLVYATYARGYKAGGLNLSNINTSGANAVDPVIDPETIDAYEAGLKSTWFDRRLTANLALFWTKDDGYQTTAVNLINNASYLTNAGSVRSRGVELDLRAAPIQGLTLYGSTTYNDASYTSYEQAACPIEIQLATYCNLTGRRLPGASLWAASTGGEYRRAAGTWRGDGLTAYAGYDASYKSSYYTSASNSEYSKIKGYTLLNLRAGIGAEDGSWDLQVWGRNVFDKLYYLSLGAGNTGAITGTLGDPRTFGVTLRVRR
- a CDS encoding aldo/keto reductase; the encoded protein is MDVAAERSQILARLPRLGFGGAAVGNLYAPVPDTQARAVIDAALAAGVAYFDTAPHYGFGLSETRLGQALAGRDVAVSTKVGRRLEPIQTDERERHGFVDAAPFEPVFDYSYDGVMRSFEDSLRRLGRDRVDILLAHDLGRDTHGEAHADHMRDFLEGGYHAMRELKDAGAVGAIGLGVNEQAVCDEALDHVDLDVFLLAGRYTLLEQTALDGFLPRCLKRNVRIIVGGPFNSGALVEPPGGGPIHYNYAPAGAEIVARVESLRRVCAAHGVPLAAAALQFPLAHPAVASVIPGMASPAQVADAIAWMETPIPAPLWEDLRVEGLLHPDAPVPSTRAAA
- a CDS encoding UxaA family hydrolase; amino-acid sequence: MKPILLHPDDNVLVLAQAIHAGQTIEIDGAALAAPHDVAVGHKIARHALSVGDKVLKYGAPIGSMTAPAAPGGHVHMHNMKSDYIASHTRQATGQTTGEPS
- a CDS encoding UxaA family hydrolase, giving the protein MSGLTGFLRADGRKGIRNVVAVAYLVECAHHVARTIVTKSDDADVHLIGFPGCYPNAYALKVMQAIGTHPNIGGVLLISLGCESFNREALRAAIAASGRPVEVLVIQESGGTAETVRKGALAVARLKAVADQTPRAPMDVSELVIGTICGGSDGTSGITANPAVGRAFDRLGAAGAACVFEETGELVGCETIMADRAITPELGRELEASVRKAEAYYTVMGYGSFAPGNAEGGLTTQEEKSMGAYSKSGSAPIVGILKPGDQPVSGGLYLLDVVPDGEVRFGFPNISDNAEIVELIACGAHLTLFTTGRGSVVGSAVSPVIKVCANPETYRKLSGDMDVDAGRIMEGRGTLDEVGDEIFDLVLAVAGGQRTVSEALGHQEFILTYKAFDPIGPACLPLRRVS
- a CDS encoding SDR family oxidoreductase; translation: MGRLSGKTALVTAAAQGIGKASAELFAREGARVIATDLNEGLLAGVEGCEGRRLDVLDPDAITALAAELGAIDVLFNCAGYVHAGTILDCDERAWALSNDLNVTAQYRAIRAFLPAMLAAGGGSIVNMASVASSIKGVPNRFAYGATKAAVIGLTKAVAADFVGQGVRCNAICPGTVDTPSLNQRLADTGDYEAAHKAFTARQPMGRLGKPEELAQLALYLASDESAFTTGQIHIIDGGWIN
- a CDS encoding L-rhamnose mutarotase, with amino-acid sequence MRRCLALDLKDDAELIARYEAWHRPGAVPQAVVRSIREAGILEMEIWRVEDRLFMVVEAGPDFSPQAKAAADMASRDVRAWERLMSAFQKPLTGAAPDEKWRDMRRIFALSEQP